The Betta splendens chromosome 24, fBetSpl5.4, whole genome shotgun sequence DNA window TTCTGCGCCGACTGCATCCCCACGTCCCTCTGGCACCTGGGCTACTGGCTGTGCTACGTCAACAGCACCGTCAACCCCATGTGCTACGCCCTCTGCAACAAGACCTTCCAGAAGACCTTCCGCATGCTTCTGCTCtgccagtggaggaggaggaggaggtgaggacagCGGAGCTGGACGACCAAAGCCACGCGTCAACCATACGCTGACTGGATGCGGTTCTGCTGAACTCTATATGTCCTGTAGTCAGTGGACCACTGCATGTGATGTAGCGCTGAGGCAGATTATTAGAGAATGGAAACCTGGTGAGACGTGGCAACACGTTCTCATTCATATTACTTAGGAGGACCAGTTTTACACATTCAGCCTGTTTACGGGTCCTTCTAAAAAGCCCGCTTGGCTTCATGGTGAGAATTTAACCTAAATCTGTGACATTTGGATCTAAATACATTGAATTAAAATGTTGCAGACATATACAACACGGTTTCATGAACAAGTAACTGGTTGGTTGGATTCTATCCACACAAGGTTTTGCTTTGTAGGTTTTAGAGATGCACAGTTAGAAGCTATGGATGatacaaaaacagtcactgctCAGATGAGCTCCAGTAactttgtttgtctgtatgaAGTCCATAAACTGAGTTCATTGGAAGGTTTGACATCTGTCATCATGGTTCAAACTAGAGTCCTGCTGGGAAGGAATCACCTCAGGACCAGCTCTGACTGGAGGAATGACGACACCCTGAACCTGTTCCTCACTCACACTGTAAATAGCACGTGATGTAGACTCACACCTAAAGCACAGGAGTCACTCAATCCTCCAAAAGGAGAATGTAAATGTTCGTGTATAAGTTGTtagtaaatgtttgtttcttttctacTCTACAACCTGTGTTCAAGGGCTAATCTGTAGACGTTTGGGCACCTCCTGCATTAGTTCCACAGTGGTTGTAGAACCTTTATTCTCTTACTGTAAAGCAGGAACTCGTGGGAGAGGACGAAGATAACGTGgtttaactgctgctgctgtaaattaCTGCACTTTCTTGTCATTTCTGACGTGACGTCGAATGTTCTGTGCCTTTTGTTCCTGCGCTCGCTGTCTGTGCCGTGTTGTGAAAGCAAGTCTGTGCGCGTTGATATGAAGAGTGACATTACAGCTCAAAGGCACAAATATACTTTGCTCAGCATGAACTGCAACATGTTGAATGTGATCTGATTTGATTAGCGCttggatactgttgtttggttgttattctttatttcaaagggacacattttgaaaaaatTCCTGTTTTAATGATGAGAAAAGGTCGACACAGTGGTCACTGCAGAGAATAAACTGAATCAAAATGACTGTAACAGCACTTCTCAATTAATTAGACGTCTTGTTGCCATCAAGATTTACATTTTCAGTTAGACTGATAAAGCTGGTGACGTACAGTATCTTGCTCCTCAATAAACGCCAACAACCAAAAGATTGTACAGACGctagtttaaataaaaatattcctGATGTCCCAGATGTTCTGTGCAGCACCAAGTGCTGGGAACTCACGGCTCCTTCTTCATCTTGGAATGACTTTTTTGACTAATTGTTCTTGGCTCAAATCTTATGCAGAGCTTTTATCTAAATCACATGATCTTCATCAGCTGAAGGCTCAGTTTTTCCTCAGATGAGGCTTCTGAAAGAAATAGCAACTGCATATTTAATTTGATTGCATTCGTCACTAAAGAATATTTATGAAAAACAATTAATGAGACAACCAGACTTTACTGTCTGCTTTATTAAAGTAAAGCCAGTAGACATcttaaaagcaaacacacagttcTATCATTCTGTGAATTTTAACCAATCATCATCCTAATTTCTACCCATGAGGCACAAATATACAGAATGAATGTTGGAAATataataattcaataaaatAACAGGCCATGTGCTTACTTTCAGACAAATCGGAtgatctgaaataaaaacagttaTTATAGAACCATTGACATATTTTTTTCTAGGTTATTAAATAAGAATTTTTCAATCTTAAAATTCAATTCATCTTCATTCACAGTCGTTTTACTGAAATCGAAGTAAGAAGAGAATCTCTGAATATGTATATAAGTTCTCTTTCAGGTAGAGGAATTAGCAGCAGTGGAAAACGCACATCAGAAGGTTAGCAAAGGAAGAGTAGCAGAGTCACATAGAGACTACAGAGCAAATGGAGACTAAGAGTTTTCAAGAAATTTCAgtgcatgaaaaaaaacataatcgGACCTTTGCTCAGTTTCTCAAAGTCTTTCAAAGTTAAGATGTGTTAAAACATCTGTTAATAAAGAAACTGTGCGACAGACCTAGAGGAACAATGACACCTAAAACTGATTCCACGCCACGAATCCTTCCTCTTTCGTCAGACTGGGGGGACTCAGCACGGTACTACCTCCTCTTGACAGCTGGCCTGGTgcccttgctgctgctgctgcccgccTTGCTGGAGCCCTTGGACCCAGAGAAGAGCTTGGTCATGAGCTCAGACACATCTGGAAGCTCAGGGTTGGGGTTCAGCATGTTCATGGACTGCTCCATTTCCTGTGAACgtgacatttaaaatgaaaaggagaaacagagaCTAGGACAGAGTCTAAACGGTCACAGATTATGAACACTGTTCAGTGCCAGGTTATAAATGTTTACCAGTAAGTGAGATGAGAGTTAGTGAGTGACAGTCCTCATATCACAGGCTGTTAAACATTACTTACCTTTCTCATCTCTGGGTCATTGGTGTTGACCACTTTGGGCAGCAGCACAATGATAAGAAGGGGCAGAACCATCATCATAACCTAGAGGAGCAGCAAACATGTTAGCGTTAAAACTAGTTAACTCGTCTTTAATGCCATCTGCTGTATTATCTCATAACACATACACTTTACAGGTATGAACACGGCTCGTCACTGCTTTTACCATTGGGTTCATGAGGAAGTCTGTCCAGCCCCAGGTTTCCCTCTTCATGAAGTAGACGTGTGCGCCACTAGCCCTGACTTGTAATGGATACGGCAGGCGAATCACTTCTGAAGTCTTGATGTAGTTCACAACACGTGCCCTGTGAAGACACTTTCTCTGTGGGTTGAAGTCACAACTAGAAAGTTTTGGATGCGGCGATTCTCTTACCTCATTTTACCCTTGGATGTGATATCGACGCGCACGGGTTCAAATTTATAGGCTGGTGTGACGATTTCCACGACGTATGATCCTGAGGGGATGTCATTCACAGTGAAACTGCCATCAGTTCTGTAAACAAAGAACACAACGCGGCGTTCAGATCATTTACAGTGTCAttatgacctgctgctgctcatgtcaTCACTTACTGCACCTCATAAGAATGACTGTGAAGCAACTGAACCTCAAGAATAAATACAAAGAAACCAAGATGTCATCAGACCTAGATTGTATTGTTATTATGCAGATTCTTAGTAGAGTGCgatttgttttctgctgtttattttttacGTTCTTTACGGTCTCAAAAGAATGAGTTCCATTTTATTTGGTTTGTCACGAGTCCCGTGTGACAGAGCTTTGTTTTGGTTACACTCGCAGTAACAGCGTTCATCGTAAAGTTAAACGCCGAACTCGCTGAAACCCCAGTAACGACGGCAGGAAACACGTTGGTGCCACACTTGGCACGAGTTACATCCACAGTTACTAAGCTGCTCATAGGTTGAGGCAGCAGGATTCAGCCATCTGTCGTTAGCCGCCGCGCGCTTAGCCGCGGCTATGCTAATGCTACCTGACGTTGCTAACAGCCTAGCTAGCTACCTGGGAGCAGCGGTAACGGGCTCTCACCT harbors:
- the emc7b gene encoding ER membrane protein complex subunit 7; this encodes MMLGERTPLLWVFVQAAIVVASCFTDIETGPSAGVSTLPNGDRFKIEGRAIVPGVKTQDWVSSARVLVEGEEYVGFMRTDGSFTVNDIPSGSYVVEIVTPAYKFEPVRVDITSKGKMRARVVNYIKTSEVIRLPYPLQVRASGAHVYFMKRETWGWTDFLMNPMVMMMVLPLLIIVLLPKVVNTNDPEMRKEMEQSMNMLNPNPELPDVSELMTKLFSGSKGSSKAGSSSSKGTRPAVKRR